The nucleotide window TCCGCATCACTCAGGATATCACAGTGATTTACTATCTACGGTAGGGGATATATAAACAATTTTGTCTGAGAAGTCCGATTTAATGCACATTTTATTGTCAACTCCCCATGGGGGCTTTTCAGAGacaataataaaatactaaCAAATTATCGATAAAGAATAATAAGAAACTATTTGCATATAAAATTTATGATGTTAAACTGATTTAAAAGGAAGGCTTTCATTTTAcgtttaaaaatgataacttgaGAGATTCACTTCATTAAAAATGGGGTTTTAAGGCATTCCACAAAGTTACTGTAATATAAAGATCTCTGTCCCGACTTACATGATCTGGTCGCCCTTCCACTGATGTTCCCTCCGGAGATAAAATTTGAACTGAGGTAGTTTGGTACTTGACCTCTCATAGATTTAAAGGTCAAGATGGCGTCTCTTAGATACAGGTGGGACTTAAATGGTATCCATCTCAGGTTTTTCAAGGCTGGAGATAAATGATCAAACTTCCTTGTCACGGAAACTATGCGAGAAGGGAATTTCTGTAGTCCTCGTAGTTTGCGTATATTGCTAGCAGAAGTATCAATTAGACAAGCAATAATACAACATACTAAGAACGAGAGAGTTAATTATAGTAACAAGTATGTCTTTCCTAAATACATCTTTAACTCGGCTTATTTGCCTTAGGCAGACATACAAGATGATACTGTTTTAGTTGTGTGGTGGTTGAAAGAATGTTTTCTATCAAACACAACACCCAGGTTCTTAACAGAGTCGACGGAAGATAAGACGAAATCCTGAGGTTTCGATATCATTTGCCGGCTTCCATATACAATCAATTTAGTCTTGTCCGGATTCAGGAGTTGTCTGTTATCAAAACGTTAACAACAGTTTCGTCGTTCATCGCGGCCATAGTCGGTTCACAGTCCTGAGCCTGGAATGACATGAGCAGTTTAGTGTCATCAATGTAGCAGTCCATGGAACAGTGTGTGGGATTGATGGCAAGTCATTGGCGTAAACCGTAAAAAGCAATGGGCCAAGGATGCTTCCTTGGGGAACACCGCACCTCATTAGCAGGGGTTCGGAAAGAGCAGCATTTTTACGCACAGCTTGGAACCTTTTTGACAAGTAACTCCGGAACCACTGGATGTCAGAGGATGACAAGCCAATATCTTGTAATTTGTTTACCAGTTTGTCAGGACGTAGTTTctttgttataaaattttatGGTTATATTGTTACATAACGTACGTTATAGGATCAGATACCTTGTGTAAGCGTACTTCGGAGATCGGGATTGTGACAGCACGTGTTTTGGGATTTGCAATAAACAAGTTGGTCTTTCATGGACACTTGCTTCGAGTATACTTCAGGTTGACACTGTCAAATGCCTTGGTCATATCAAGAAGAACCACAGCGGATGTTTTCGTTTGGTCAATTGTGGTAATCATATcaataatgttatttaaaaaCTAAACAGAAGCGCATAGAACCTTCCATATTAGTGTTAAACCAGATCACATAATCACTACCATAACTTGCATTCAACATGAACTGTATTGAAATTTACAGAGGTAGACAATCGCTTAGTAACGACTTCAGAAAACTGAATAAATGCCGGTTCACTGAAACTTATCGGTTAAGCAACCACACACGGAACCCTAACTGAATGTAAAAGTGGTTTATACCATTAGTGCGATTTAAAAAGGGCATCTTTTTTTCCCGAGAAAGCCTAAAACATTgccagaattttttttcagaaactTTTGCCTTTGGTCAATCACTCGTTAATCCTGAGAAATTGTTATTGGTACTAGCAAAGCTTTAGTAAGGTCTTTGTTTCATTCACACATTAAAGTTTTCCCTCTCTACCTATCCATAACCGATTTGTTTTCACCCATTCAATGTTGCTAACACAGGGTCTAGGCTTAAAGAAGAAATCACCACCTTCAAATACCTTATAGTTGAAAGTTGTGTGTTTGCAATGCTCACTAAAGTTTGAGACGGGAGGCACATGCTTAGCGCCATTATCCCCGCTTTTCTTGCCCAGCAGAAGCATCTGTGGCGCGTAAGCTTGGTGTATACCGAGGTATTTTTCACACACATTCCCAGCACCTACATCAAATGAGTCCTTTCGGTCAAGAATGAGTCTTTCGTCGTGGAAATAAACCCGATTTGACATATTATTGAGCCATATGGCAATTTGTTGGTCAGCGTGTGGGTGGCACAGCATTGTGCGCGCGTCTTGTTTCAGAAATGATTCGATAATGTCTGGGGTGAAAATCATCCACGACTCGTCAATCCAGGTGATGGGAGGTTCACAGTGGAAATGCCCCCAGCATAGATTTTGTTTTGGACGCAATGGTAGTTCGTGAAGCAGCTTCTTCAGACACACGAAGTAATCGTCATCTGCTCGGAGAAAATATTGAAAGTCGTAAGTAGCGGAAGCCCACATTGCGTGGTACAAGAAACGAAGTCCAAATTCTCTTCCACCGTTAAGAGGTTGGAATTTTATGTCGTCATAACGTAGTTTTTCAGTCAATAGTTGCCTCTGAATTTCTTTATCGGTGTTTCGTCCGTCTGTAAAAAAGTGACAAGCGACCTAGAACGTGCAAAGGCGAAAAGTAAAAATGCATTAGCCGTATTAATGGTTTTTTGGAGAGCTGAAGAAGTGAAATTGGACGACATTTTACCATGTGTTTGTTTGGTTGAAGCCAAAATGTTATGGGGTATGCGTTAGAGCTAATGTGCTTCTCCATTAGCCATGAAAACAGAAAAGCTTCGCAAACGACAAAAGAACGAGTGcatgataaataaaaaatgaatcgactgcctttttattttattcggAGTTAGACCATTCTTGAAGCAAAGTCATCCTGAATTTTTGCTCCACAGTCTTAGGACGCTTACCGTTAGTTAGAACTGGCCTGACCCGAAAGGATTGGTCTTCATCGATGTAAACGGAATGTCAAGGCCGATTCGCGTTATTCCTCACGCGTTTCTTTTGTGGAATACACGCAAGAGCTTATGTCAACACCATGGCAGATTTACCTACGAGACTTTGTAACATTCCGCCGAcatttttctcgactttttctaGAAGGAGGAGGAGAATGCTCCGTCTTTGAATGATTTGGAAGaggaatttgtattttttttagttatttctcttttttctcggCGCAAATTAGCGAAAATTGCAGATTACTTCGAACTCACGGTTCTTCGCTGTAATTGCCATTCAGGCACTAATGGCGGAAAGCATCCACGACAATTGAGCTCCTTACTAATTTGTTAGCTCCAAGTGAGTATACTCAGCTGGTAGACGGCCCactgaacaaagaaaacagataGCTGTGACCATCTGGGCCCTGACGAACCAAAGACTGGCCGTCAGATATCTGTTCGTTACTTCTCGTGTTTCGCGCAGGGCCCAGAGAACTCAGCGGCCCTACTTCATGAGCAGGGCTAGTTTGGCCAGAACCAGTTCTCTCATTTGTATGAACTCGCACCTTTCATTTACGGACGCACCCGTCCGgccggccagttctgacaaatggtaagcgcgCTTAGTCTTTGCTGAGATCTCTCAGGAATAAGCACAAACTTCATTCCCTCTAGAACTGAAATTATTCTTAGTTGCACCGTTCCTAACCTCTGTGCTATTGCAGTACCTCCACCAAGTGTTTCGAATGGCTTCTCTTCTTTTCCACCTTACTGGAGAAGTGGATACAATTATCACGAGCAGAACACGAGTCTTTTTGTGTCCTAAATCTCTAATTGGAGTTATGGGGAGCCCCAGGTGTACATCACTCGTTTGCCAGAATATTTTGCCATTAGCCTCTTGCACCATTATACGAGACGGTCTAATTGATACTTCACGCGTCACTTTCAGAGCATCTTTATAGCATTTGAAGTTCACAAGCAACATTACCACCCCTGTCATAAAAACAAATAGATAGACTCTCAGTTTTCCTCTTCCTGGCATAATTGGTGTCACTGTGGCTTCAAGTCGATTAGATGAACTGTGGCATTAAAATAAGCCTTGCTTCCATTTTGCCTCGCTCTACTCCAGCTGCAATAAAAGACATAAAGTAAAGTGTTAATATTGTTCAAGAGATCACGATCTCTTGTATTGTTATGATACGAGAAAGGTCAGCCCATATTTCAAATCTGTCACTGAACAGTTATAAATTGTAAGCAGTAGAAACCAGGGTTCTAAAACGAAAACGGCCTATAATCGAGCCAACGTACGTGAAATCGAGGCAACAATTGCATCGAGACTTACTTGATATGGCAGCGGGTTTCTATTGATTAGATATACCTGTAAACATCTTATCGTGTTTTTATGGAATCGATACGCATTACACGCATGTCTTCTTTTCCTGAGGCACATTAACCAGAAACGCTATGCGCTAGCTCGCGGattaaacaggaaaaaaaaaataaaaaaactgtcCTTGCGTCTGATTGCTACCACTTACTGTCACTTTTAATGTGATCATCGCGCAGGACTTCCGACGCTTGTGTCTGGTAAGAAGACATAAACATGATTCAGGCGGTACCGTCTCGTTCAATACGGCATTAAACACGAAAAGTCTAAACCACAAGTATGAATTTGGTATAGGACTTCTTTTTATCTTTTCGCCTGATCCCTAAATCTTTCCCCAGTTtagcatttcttttctttctttctttctttctttctttatttatttattcattacCAACGCGCCAGCCAAATAGACCTGCCTACCTGTTGGGGCTTCGTTAGCTTTCCATCCCACATCAGTGCACTTCAGGTGAATTAACCCTTTCCGTCTTTGTGCTGGGCTGctaaacaaacgtaaatttAATTCTTAGCCCGTTTGAAAAATTCGACCTATTTGTTTTCCCAAATTTCTGTGTACGGTTTCAAATTGTGCACGGGTGGCATCTGTTGGGTTGAATGATTTTACAGGTAAATCATAATACGAGTAAATGGTTTACGAGTATGACGGTCGTTCTCCGAAGGTTCTGACTCGACTTACGCTGGCTGGGTCTCCAAGGAAAGGGTTTGTTGTGTTAAACCTAAAATTATTTAGAGACAGGAGATGGTGCCTTTCATATGAAAGTCGGGCCGCTCGAGTATGTTCGGTCTGCTGTTTGGATCAGTTGGTTGCCATCGGGGAACCTAGCGGAAGGTCGCGTGTTTGAGCCCTTAGTTGATCTctgaaaacattttaaaaattgaagaTGGAGTGCAAGGTTCGTAATCAGATCTGCACGCTTTTCTACTCCTCCTATTGAAGAGGTTCTATTTGTGAACGGTAATCCACGCTTCACAACCCAGTAATACCCCAAGCACAATGAACGGAGTTCCGACGTTGTGAACTGTCTTTGGAAAGCTTGTACATTAAATTATCCGTCGCACGACCCTGCACAACACGTCTCGTTGTTGTTGACATTTCCGGCTTCAATTATCTTCTTTGGCAGACGCCTTCAACCCGGAAGTCTCGATCCTTCTTATTTGGCCTTGGTTTCTTATGAGCCTACTGTATTATCTAAATTGGGAATACAAGTCGAAATAATGGCCAATGAGATTGAGCCTGACGACCACAACTCCTCAATTTAGTCCGCATCTAATTAAGGAGCATGAAGCCGAATCTTTCCCTGCGTATGCAATATCCGGAAGTCTATTTTTAGCTTCATTGTGAAATAGTTTTTGCGCAAATTTCCAATCAAACTCTTTCTGTAAATTTCTATAAGCGAAATGACACCATGCAACACAAATTTGATAGCACCAAAGCGTGATGTTCACTTTAGCTTTtggtttaaaataaaacaaaataaaaaaggtgAACGTCCCTCCTATGACCAGGAAAATCGCAGACAGTGACGAGCCTATATAGGTCTATATACGCGTTGACAACCATCGTTACGCCGGTGCTGTGTGCAGCGTGTGTGATTGAAGTACACAAGCATATCAGGTGGATGGTCTATTCCGGTGGTGAGGGGTGAGGGATGGCGATAAGGGGTAACGGGATAAGGGATAAGAGCATGGGGTGTCAGTCTCCTTTCACGTGATGCAACAAAAAATTTTCCGAGTGCAAATTCACAGCTTTATTGATATCTCATTTTAATTCAATTCGCGCACTATTTTGGTAGCTGGTAAAAAATTCCGTGCCAAAGCGCGCTTGTTTACGAGCCACCAAGTGCCGTAGCGCAGGGTCCAAAGAGGTTCTATCGATCTCTCACCTTCAGTTCTTCGTGCAGTGCGGTGTCATGTTTATTTTGGGGGACACCGCGCGCCAAAGTATGGCGGGCTGCCATTTCTTATCCTTGTAGTGAATAGCGACCTTCAGGTTGGAGTACGAGTACGCAGTTCACCTATAATATACAGCTTAGGCAAACGCTTTGTAGATCTGAAAGATAGGCACGTGAAGCGTGCACAAGCTAGTCGGGCAGTAAAGAAAGTTAAATCTGGAAATAACTATAAAAGCAAATcataccaaaaaataaaaaaaaaatagataaaagGCTTAAGAGTAATTCTTGGTTTTAGCTGAAATGGTCCGAAGCGTTTCAACAGTTTGCACTTTTGGGTAATAAATACATACTTGCAATTCCATTCATAGTTTAACACGTATGGAGTATCTTTTCTGTCCTGGTTCAAATAGACAGCGAGCAGCACCATCAATTTTTTGAAAAGGTGAACTTCTATAGTTTGAGACAGAGGACACCGTAAATTTCACAAagcggtttttgcttttgaggAGAACATATACACTTGTAATGGGCCtgttgcagctaacgatcacgtggtacaaaatccgccatgctggagggcaagctcattattattcccgcattgggacatcaaaacaaaggcaagtcaagcttcactggttcaggtctctttgttttaatgtcccaggcTGCAACAGGCCTATTGAGCCTGAGCCGTCATATATACCACTCAAATTATATCAATCGGTATTTTATGTTCAAGGTAAAGTTTATTTGATCCTGCTCGCAGTAGGTATTTCAGGATCAAGAGCTAATTCCAGGAGAAGATAATATGGTGAAAATTTTCTCTTGGTTAAAATCTGTCTATGgtcatcattatttttaatgAGAGGATGTGGTGATTTATTCAATCAAACACGGCGCTTTGCTTTTTCAACACCCAATTGAAAACAGCTCAGTCTAGAAGCTTGTAATATGCACCTGACAATAACAATACTGTAGAGAGAAACACTTTAAAAACGATACCGTAGTAGCTTTAAAGCCTCAGGATTCAAAGAACGTGCTGTTCATTTCTTTCCCTTCATGTGTCTATTGTTATGGAGCCGAGAAGAAATTTCAACACAAACGTCGCGGTGTCCATCCTATTAATTATTGGGGAATCAAATGCATTTCCAATTTTCAATCGATTGGTGAAGGAGGCAAAAGATACCCGTTCATTAAAAATGTCGCGATATCGTGGATCGTTAATCTCAATTAGTTTTTTTTACTAGTCTTCTCGTTTGTGTAATCAATAAGCAGCGTGCATTAGTATTAGTTTGCACGCGTGTCTATTACTAGCTGAGAAGTGATCCTCGTTTAGGCAAGCAATGGTTTGACCTGCTCCTGGGTTATTGACTCATTGTATTGTCTAGCGACGGCCCTATCGTCAAAGTGAAACTGGTCAAAGTGGTTTCCTATTGTTTAGCGAGTTAAGTGGAGCTTCTTCGAACTACTGAGAAGACAGACCAGGTAAAATTGCTCTGATTTGTTATCGAGCAATGGCCATatatgtccaatactgtgacataatcggagattcacggtacttcacaatagacatcacaaagtgtcccgtttttcatgcattgcaaaaccgttactattttgttgaggattagggttaggggacactttgtgaagtctatcacaaagaatcatgaatctcattatatgtcacagtattggacaacccccCACGAGATTGAAGAACAGACTTATACTATTGATTGGTGATTTTGAGACTCTTGTGAAAGGAAGAGTCTTTTTGTGTTTAGTGTTGGCAAGGTTGTAAACTGAAAAATGTCCCCGTTTTGGAGAACGACATTCACAGGTCGAAGAAGTCTGTTACTACCTCTTTCTTATAATCTTCAAGTGACCAAACTTTCTGAATCGTATCCCTCATACCCGCGGGACCCAACACTATTCCACTTACCAACACTTGTGTTTTtcctatgaaaaaaaaaaagcatttcgAATTCTTAAAGAGTTCTCCTGAGTTTTCGTTCGTGGTTAACTTAGATGTATCTGTAATCTATCTCAGTTTCTCAAAACAGCAACGCTGTATAACACCCTACTGATGTATTTTGCATTTTCTCTGGTCTCATTGTGTCTTCACATTATTTTCGTGtcttcacaacattttccaAAGAAAACGT belongs to Acropora muricata isolate sample 2 chromosome 9, ASM3666990v1, whole genome shotgun sequence and includes:
- the LOC136928418 gene encoding uncharacterized protein, which encodes MPGRGKLRVYLFVFMTGVVMLLVNFKCYKDALKVTREVSIRPSRIMVQEANGKIFWQTSDVHLGLPITPIRDLGHKKTRVLLVIIVSTSPVRWKRREAIRNTWWRYCNSTEVACHFFTDGRNTDKEIQRQLLTEKLRYDDIKFQPLNGGREFGLRFLYHAMWASATYDFQYFLRADDDYFVCLKKLLHELPLRPKQNLCWGHFHCEPPITWIDESWMIFTPDIIESFLKQDARTMLCHPHADQQIAIWLNNMSNRVYFHDERLILDRKDSFDVGAGNVCEKYLGIHQAYAPQMLLLGKKSGDNGAKHVPPVSNFSEHCKHTTFNYKVFEGGDFFFKPRPCVSNIEWVKTNRLWIGREGKL